A genomic segment from Alkalilimnicola ehrlichii MLHE-1 encodes:
- a CDS encoding acetyl-CoA C-acyltransferase, protein MTETVYIVAAQRTPVGKAPRGAFRHTRPDDLLAHVIRGAVDRCPGLDPAEIADVIVGCAMPEGSQGLNVARIGALLAGLPDRVPGYTVNRFCASGLQAVALAADRIRLGEADVVVAGGTESMSQVPMMGHKPQFNPALFQDDPHRAIAYGMGITAEKVAERWGVGREAQDAFALRSHQRAVAATEAGHFRDEILPYTVRESVLDPQGGAVALQERVVDSDEGPRPETSAEALAKLKPSFAARGSVTPGNSSQMSDGAGAVVLMSERRVSALGLTPLARFVGFSVAGVAPEIMGIGPVEAVPRVLRQAGLRAADVDWVELNEAFAAQSLAVMRDLELDPERINPQGGAIALGHPLGATGAIRTATLVHGLRRTGGRYGLVTMCVGTGMGAAGLFERM, encoded by the coding sequence ATGACTGAAACCGTATACATCGTCGCCGCCCAGCGCACCCCGGTGGGCAAGGCCCCGCGCGGCGCCTTCCGCCACACCCGCCCGGACGATCTGCTGGCCCACGTGATCCGCGGCGCCGTGGACCGGTGCCCGGGGCTGGATCCGGCCGAGATCGCCGACGTGATCGTCGGCTGCGCCATGCCCGAGGGCAGCCAGGGGCTGAACGTGGCCCGCATCGGTGCCCTGCTGGCCGGGCTGCCGGACCGGGTGCCCGGTTACACCGTCAACCGCTTTTGCGCCTCGGGGCTGCAGGCGGTGGCCCTGGCCGCCGACCGCATCCGTCTGGGCGAGGCCGACGTGGTGGTGGCCGGTGGCACCGAGTCCATGAGCCAAGTGCCCATGATGGGCCACAAGCCACAGTTCAACCCCGCCCTGTTCCAGGACGACCCGCATCGGGCCATCGCCTACGGCATGGGTATCACCGCCGAGAAGGTGGCCGAGCGCTGGGGTGTGGGGCGTGAGGCGCAGGACGCCTTCGCCCTGCGCAGCCACCAGCGGGCGGTGGCCGCCACCGAGGCGGGGCACTTCCGCGACGAGATCCTGCCCTACACCGTGCGCGAGTCGGTGCTGGACCCGCAGGGGGGCGCGGTGGCCCTGCAGGAGCGGGTGGTGGACAGCGATGAGGGGCCGCGGCCGGAGACCAGCGCCGAGGCGCTGGCCAAGCTCAAGCCGTCCTTCGCGGCCCGGGGCAGCGTCACCCCGGGGAACAGCTCGCAGATGAGTGACGGCGCCGGCGCCGTGGTGCTGATGAGCGAGCGCCGGGTCAGCGCCCTGGGGTTGACGCCGCTGGCGCGCTTCGTCGGCTTCTCGGTGGCCGGGGTGGCGCCGGAGATCATGGGCATCGGGCCGGTGGAGGCGGTGCCGCGGGTGTTGCGACAGGCCGGCCTCCGGGCGGCCGACGTGGACTGGGTGGAGCTCAACGAGGCCTTCGCCGCCCAGAGCCTTGCGGTGATGCGCGACCTGGAGCTGGACCCGGAGCGGATCAACCCGCAGGGCGGGGCCATCGCACTGGGCCATCCGCTGGGGGCCACCGGTGCCATCCGTACCGCCACCCTGGTGCACGGACTGCGCCGCACCGGCGGCCGCTACGGCCTGGTGACCATGTGCGTGGGCACCGGCATGGGCGCGGCCGGTCTGTTTGAGCGGATGTGA
- a CDS encoding acyl-CoA dehydrogenase: protein MTLIFAIAVALAGFLALAYAGARLPVWTAAVALYLLGLWVVGAASGAAVALAALVLAPVALLFNLPALRRRVITRPLFQAFKRVLPPMTTTEREALEAGDTWWEGELFQGRPDWQRLRETPVTRLSDEEQAFLDNQVATLCRMLDNDRIEREAHDLPAEVWDFIRRERFFSLIIPRQYGGRAFSSYAQSCVVTRIATRNISAAVTVMVPNSLGPGELLMQYGTQAQKDYWLPRLADGREIPCFALTGPDVGSDAAAMPDYGVVCRGEHEGREVLGIRLSFSKRYITLAPVATVLGLAFKLHDPDGLLGGERDCGITCALVPTDHPGVQVGERHFPMGMAFMNGPVQGEDVFIPLDWIIGGPEMAGRGWRMLMECLSVGRAISLPALGTAAGHMSARMTGAYARIRRQFKLPIGKFEGVQAAMARIGGYAYRLEAARRLTASAGDLGVKPSVVSAIAKYHMTEMMRTSLNDAMDVHGGRGIIFGPRNYLGYGYQAIPVGITVEGANILTRNLMIFGQGAIRCHPYVFPEMEAARKDDLAGFDRLLFSHIGYSLNRGVRAFVLGLTGARLGDSPVKGATAPYYRELSRMSAALAFVSDVAMGVLGGDLKRRERLSARLGDVLSHLYLASAVLKFHEDAGSPEAERPFLRWALDDSLNAIYEAFDGFLRNFPNRLLAGVLRRVIFPLGRPYHPAADRDGQRVAEALMEPGGVRERVTAIGYWAEDDRDDPMGRMEVALRTLVAVEPLYNRFQKWVAKGEAQGFSFAERIADARGKGLITAAEAEQLQAWEHLRYDCIITDAFPPEAISPAAPAGRSGAAHWRRQATG from the coding sequence ATGACCCTCATCTTTGCGATCGCGGTGGCCCTGGCGGGCTTTCTGGCCCTGGCTTATGCCGGCGCACGGCTGCCGGTATGGACAGCGGCCGTGGCCCTCTACCTGCTGGGCCTCTGGGTTGTCGGCGCGGCGTCCGGCGCGGCGGTGGCTCTCGCCGCGCTGGTGTTGGCACCGGTGGCGTTACTGTTCAACCTGCCGGCGTTGCGCCGGCGGGTGATCACCCGGCCCCTGTTCCAGGCCTTCAAGCGGGTGTTGCCGCCCATGACCACCACCGAGCGCGAGGCCCTGGAGGCCGGGGACACCTGGTGGGAAGGCGAGCTCTTCCAGGGCCGGCCGGACTGGCAGCGCCTGCGCGAGACCCCGGTGACCCGGCTCAGCGATGAGGAGCAGGCCTTTCTGGATAACCAGGTGGCGACACTCTGCCGGATGCTGGATAACGACCGGATCGAGCGCGAGGCGCACGATCTGCCCGCCGAGGTGTGGGACTTCATCCGCCGTGAGCGCTTCTTCAGCCTGATCATCCCCAGGCAGTACGGCGGCCGGGCGTTTTCCAGTTACGCCCAGAGCTGCGTGGTCACCCGCATTGCCACCCGCAATATCTCCGCCGCGGTGACGGTAATGGTGCCCAACTCCCTGGGGCCGGGTGAGCTGTTGATGCAATACGGCACCCAGGCGCAGAAGGACTACTGGCTGCCGCGCCTGGCCGACGGCCGCGAGATCCCCTGTTTCGCCCTCACCGGCCCGGATGTGGGCTCCGATGCGGCGGCCATGCCCGACTACGGGGTGGTCTGTCGGGGCGAGCATGAGGGCCGGGAGGTGCTGGGCATCCGCCTGAGCTTCAGCAAGCGCTATATCACCCTGGCGCCGGTGGCCACGGTGCTGGGTCTGGCCTTCAAGCTGCACGACCCGGACGGGCTGCTGGGCGGTGAGCGGGACTGCGGTATCACCTGTGCCCTGGTGCCCACCGACCACCCGGGGGTGCAGGTGGGGGAGCGCCACTTCCCCATGGGGATGGCCTTCATGAACGGCCCGGTGCAGGGCGAGGATGTCTTCATCCCGCTCGACTGGATCATCGGCGGGCCGGAGATGGCCGGCCGCGGCTGGCGCATGCTGATGGAGTGCCTGTCGGTGGGCCGAGCCATCTCCCTGCCCGCATTGGGCACCGCCGCCGGTCACATGAGCGCGCGCATGACCGGCGCCTACGCCCGCATCCGCCGGCAGTTCAAGCTGCCCATCGGCAAGTTCGAAGGGGTGCAGGCCGCCATGGCGCGGATTGGCGGCTATGCCTACCGGCTGGAAGCGGCCCGGCGGCTCACGGCCAGCGCGGGCGATCTGGGGGTGAAGCCCTCCGTGGTCTCGGCCATCGCCAAGTACCACATGACCGAGATGATGCGCACCTCCCTGAACGACGCCATGGACGTGCACGGGGGGCGCGGCATCATCTTCGGGCCGCGCAACTACCTGGGCTACGGCTACCAGGCCATCCCAGTGGGCATTACGGTGGAGGGGGCCAACATCCTCACCCGGAACCTGATGATCTTCGGTCAGGGGGCCATCCGCTGCCACCCCTACGTCTTTCCGGAGATGGAGGCGGCGCGCAAGGACGACCTGGCCGGTTTCGACCGGTTGCTGTTCAGCCATATCGGGTATTCGCTGAACCGCGGTGTGCGCGCCTTCGTCCTGGGGCTGACCGGTGCCCGCCTCGGCGACAGTCCGGTCAAGGGGGCCACCGCCCCCTACTATCGGGAGCTCTCGCGCATGAGTGCGGCCCTTGCCTTTGTCTCCGATGTGGCCATGGGGGTGCTGGGGGGCGACCTGAAGCGCCGGGAACGGCTCTCAGCCCGCCTGGGGGATGTGCTCAGCCACCTTTACCTGGCCTCGGCGGTGCTCAAGTTCCACGAGGACGCCGGGAGCCCGGAGGCCGAGCGCCCCTTCCTGCGCTGGGCCCTCGACGACTCGCTCAACGCCATCTACGAGGCCTTCGACGGCTTCCTTCGTAACTTTCCGAACCGGTTGCTGGCCGGCGTCCTGCGCCGGGTGATCTTCCCCCTCGGGCGGCCTTACCACCCGGCCGCCGACCGCGACGGCCAGCGGGTGGCCGAGGCCCTGATGGAGCCCGGTGGCGTCCGTGAGCGAGTGACCGCGATCGGCTACTGGGCGGAGGATGACCGGGACGACCCCATGGGCCGGATGGAGGTGGCGCTGCGGACCCTGGTGGCGGTGGAGCCCCTCTATAACCGCTTCCAGAAGTGGGTGGCCAAGGGGGAGGCGCAGGGCTTCAGTTTCGCCGAGCGCATCGCCGACGCCCGTGGCAAGGGGCTCATCACCGCGGCCGAGGCCGAGCAACTGCAGGCCTGGGAGCACCTGCGCTACGACTGCATCATCACCGATGCCTTCCCGCCGGAGGCGATCAGCCCCGCCGCCCCGGCGGGGCGATCCGGTGCCGCCCACTGGCGGCGCCAGGCCACCGGGTAA
- a CDS encoding 3-hydroxyacyl-CoA dehydrogenase/enoyl-CoA hydratase family protein — MSSVLKSRMAPRAGAGSERRPRYIRRAAVLGAGVMGAQIAAHLVNAGVETVLFELPAGGADKDANARKAIQGLRKAQPTPLAEPAVADRIVPANYDTGLGQLGDCDFVIEAIAERLDLKRELFARIAPHLPAEVLLASNTSGLSINALAEVLPDAVRERFCGVHFFNPPRYMPLVELIPSRSTRPAVLDELETFLVGTLGKGVIRARDTPNFVANRIGVFSIAATLHHAERLGIPADVVDALTGPAIGRPKSATFRTADVVGLDTLQHVVAGSAKLLDEDPWQGYIHLPDWLDGLVAQGALGQKTRCGVYRKQAGRIQVFDPARGDYRDARQQADEALQAILAERDPAKKLAALHDSDHPQARFLWAIQRDVFHYAAYWLGEIADNARDVDLAMRWGFGWTLGPFETWQAAGWQRVAQWIRADIESGQALAAVPLPDWVDTLDAVHRPEASWSALDYGWHPRSELPVYQRQYFPDRVLGEADQETGVTTFETDAVRLWHLQADVGILSFRTPQNAIGADVLEGVLAAVAEAEQRYRALVLWQPKAPFSVGANLKQVVDALEREDYDALAAMVARFQQATGRLRQARIPVVGAVRGMALGGGCEFVMHCDHVVAALESYLGLVEAGVGLIPAGGGCKELARRASALTPDGDVFPFIRNYFEMIAMGKVARSAVEARRFGLLRPSDTVVLNPHEILHVAHAHARALAESGYRPPLETPVRVAGKAGLANLKAQLVNLHAGGFISDHDFAVAEHAAAALCGGEVEAESTVPEGWLLKLEREPFMALLRSDKTRERIVHMLKTGKPLRN; from the coding sequence ATGAGTTCAGTACTGAAAAGCCGGATGGCACCCCGGGCCGGCGCCGGCTCCGAGCGCCGGCCCCGCTACATCCGCCGCGCCGCCGTGTTGGGTGCCGGGGTGATGGGGGCACAGATCGCTGCCCACCTGGTCAACGCCGGGGTGGAGACCGTGCTCTTCGAGCTGCCCGCCGGGGGTGCCGATAAGGACGCCAATGCCCGCAAGGCTATCCAGGGGCTGCGCAAGGCACAGCCCACCCCGCTGGCCGAGCCGGCGGTGGCCGACCGGATCGTGCCGGCCAACTACGACACCGGCCTGGGGCAACTGGGCGACTGCGATTTCGTCATCGAGGCCATCGCCGAGCGGCTGGATCTGAAGCGCGAGCTGTTCGCCCGCATCGCGCCCCATCTGCCCGCCGAGGTGCTGCTGGCCAGTAACACCTCCGGGTTGTCCATCAACGCCCTGGCCGAGGTGCTTCCCGACGCGGTGCGCGAGCGCTTCTGCGGTGTGCATTTCTTCAACCCGCCCCGCTACATGCCGCTGGTGGAGTTGATCCCCAGCCGGTCCACCCGCCCGGCGGTGCTGGACGAGTTGGAGACCTTCCTGGTGGGCACCCTGGGCAAGGGGGTGATCCGGGCCCGGGACACCCCCAACTTCGTGGCCAACCGCATCGGGGTCTTCTCCATCGCCGCCACCCTTCACCACGCCGAGCGCCTGGGCATCCCCGCCGACGTGGTGGATGCGCTGACCGGACCGGCCATCGGCCGGCCCAAGTCGGCCACCTTCCGCACCGCCGATGTGGTGGGCCTCGATACCCTGCAGCACGTGGTCGCCGGCTCGGCGAAGCTGCTGGACGAGGACCCGTGGCAGGGGTACATCCACCTGCCCGACTGGTTGGACGGTCTGGTGGCGCAGGGGGCGCTGGGACAGAAGACCCGCTGCGGGGTCTATCGCAAACAGGCGGGCCGGATCCAGGTCTTCGACCCGGCACGCGGCGACTACCGGGACGCCCGACAGCAGGCGGACGAGGCGCTGCAGGCCATCCTGGCCGAGCGGGACCCGGCGAAGAAGTTGGCGGCCCTGCACGACAGCGACCACCCCCAGGCGCGGTTCCTGTGGGCCATCCAGCGGGATGTCTTCCACTACGCCGCCTACTGGCTGGGTGAGATCGCCGACAACGCCCGCGACGTGGATCTGGCCATGCGCTGGGGTTTTGGCTGGACGCTGGGGCCGTTCGAGACCTGGCAGGCGGCCGGTTGGCAGCGGGTGGCGCAGTGGATCCGGGCGGATATTGAGAGCGGGCAGGCCCTGGCCGCGGTGCCGCTGCCCGACTGGGTGGACACCCTCGACGCCGTGCACCGCCCCGAGGCCTCCTGGAGTGCGCTCGACTACGGCTGGCACCCGCGCTCGGAGCTGCCGGTCTACCAGCGCCAGTACTTCCCCGACCGGGTGCTGGGCGAGGCCGACCAGGAGACCGGGGTCACCACCTTCGAGACCGACGCGGTGCGCCTGTGGCACCTGCAGGCGGACGTGGGCATCCTCAGCTTCCGCACCCCGCAGAACGCCATCGGTGCCGACGTGCTGGAGGGGGTGCTGGCGGCGGTGGCCGAGGCCGAGCAGCGCTACCGCGCCCTGGTGCTCTGGCAGCCGAAGGCGCCCTTCAGCGTGGGCGCCAACCTCAAGCAGGTGGTCGACGCCCTGGAGCGGGAGGACTACGACGCCCTGGCGGCGATGGTGGCCCGCTTCCAGCAGGCCACCGGCCGTTTGCGCCAGGCCCGCATCCCGGTGGTGGGGGCGGTACGCGGTATGGCCCTGGGGGGTGGCTGCGAGTTCGTCATGCATTGTGACCACGTGGTGGCGGCGCTGGAGAGCTACCTGGGGCTGGTGGAGGCGGGCGTCGGGCTGATTCCGGCCGGTGGCGGCTGCAAGGAGCTCGCCCGGCGCGCCTCCGCGCTCACCCCGGACGGCGACGTCTTCCCCTTTATCCGCAACTACTTCGAGATGATCGCCATGGGCAAGGTCGCCCGCAGTGCCGTGGAGGCGAGACGATTCGGCCTGCTGCGCCCCTCCGACACCGTGGTGCTCAACCCCCACGAGATCCTGCACGTCGCCCACGCCCATGCCCGGGCCCTGGCCGAGTCGGGCTACCGGCCGCCGCTGGAGACCCCGGTGCGGGTGGCCGGCAAGGCGGGGCTGGCCAACCTGAAGGCGCAGTTGGTCAACCTGCACGCCGGCGGCTTCATCTCCGACCACGACTTTGCGGTGGCCGAGCACGCCGCCGCCGCCCTCTGCGGGGGCGAGGTGGAGGCCGAGAGCACGGTCCCCGAGGGGTGGCTGCTGAAGCTGGAGCGCGAGCCGTTCATGGCGCTGCTGCGCAGCGACAAGACCCGCGAGCGCATCGTCCATATGCTCAAGACGGGCAAGCCGTTGCGCAACTGA
- the gdhA gene encoding NADP-specific glutamate dehydrogenase, whose translation MAARLDEKLEPIFQDVLRRNPGESEFHQAVHEVLETLGPVLVKYPELAERKIIQRICEPERQIIFRVPWQDDRGETHINRAFRVEFNSALGPYKGGMRFHPSVYLGIIKFLGFEQIFKNALTGLPIGGGKGGSDFDPKGKSEDEIMRFCQSLMTELYRHLGEYTDVPAGDIGVGQREVGFLFGQYKRITNRYESGVFTGKGLSWGGSRARKEATGFGTVYFLEEMLKARNDGLEGKTCVVSGSGNVAVYAMEKIYELGGKVIACSDSSGIVVDEKGIDLDRVKRIKEVERRRISTYADEVKHAKYIEDGNIWAVPCEAALPCATQNELNGKDAKKLLQNGCIAVAEGANMPSTPEAIRLFLESGIAYGPGKAANAGGVATSALEMQQNASRDSWTFEHTEQRLHEIMKNIHRNCYETADEFGAPGNYVTGANIAGFLKVSQAMEAMGLI comes from the coding sequence ATGGCAGCCAGGCTCGACGAGAAGCTGGAACCGATCTTTCAGGACGTATTGCGCCGCAACCCCGGTGAGAGCGAATTCCACCAGGCCGTGCACGAGGTGCTGGAGACCCTGGGTCCGGTGCTGGTGAAGTACCCGGAGCTGGCCGAGCGTAAGATCATCCAGCGCATCTGTGAGCCCGAACGGCAGATCATCTTCCGCGTGCCGTGGCAGGACGACCGGGGTGAGACCCACATCAACCGTGCGTTCCGGGTGGAGTTCAACAGCGCCCTGGGGCCCTACAAGGGCGGCATGCGCTTCCACCCCTCGGTCTACCTGGGCATCATCAAGTTCCTGGGCTTTGAGCAGATCTTCAAGAACGCCCTGACCGGCCTGCCCATCGGCGGCGGCAAGGGCGGTAGCGACTTCGATCCCAAGGGCAAGTCCGAAGACGAGATCATGCGCTTCTGCCAGAGCCTGATGACCGAGCTCTATCGCCACTTGGGCGAATACACCGATGTGCCCGCCGGCGATATCGGCGTCGGTCAGCGCGAGGTGGGGTTCCTGTTCGGCCAGTACAAGCGCATCACCAACCGCTACGAGTCCGGTGTGTTCACCGGCAAGGGCCTGAGCTGGGGCGGCAGCCGCGCACGCAAAGAGGCCACCGGCTTCGGTACCGTCTATTTCCTCGAGGAGATGCTGAAGGCCCGCAACGACGGCCTTGAGGGCAAGACCTGCGTGGTTTCCGGCTCCGGCAATGTGGCCGTCTACGCCATGGAGAAGATCTACGAGCTGGGCGGCAAGGTCATCGCCTGCTCTGACTCCAGCGGCATCGTGGTCGATGAGAAGGGAATTGACCTGGACCGCGTCAAGCGCATCAAGGAGGTGGAGCGCCGACGGATCTCCACCTACGCCGATGAGGTCAAGCACGCCAAGTACATCGAGGACGGCAACATCTGGGCCGTGCCCTGCGAGGCGGCGCTGCCCTGTGCCACCCAGAACGAGCTCAACGGCAAGGACGCGAAGAAGCTGCTGCAGAATGGCTGCATCGCCGTGGCCGAGGGTGCCAACATGCCCAGCACCCCGGAGGCCATCCGCCTGTTCCTGGAATCCGGTATCGCCTACGGTCCGGGCAAGGCGGCCAACGCCGGTGGCGTGGCGACCAGTGCGCTGGAGATGCAGCAGAACGCCAGCCGTGACTCCTGGACCTTCGAGCACACCGAACAGCGGTTGCACGAGATCATGAAGAACATCCACCGTAACTGCTACGAGACCGCCGACGAGTTCGGGGCCCCCGGCAACTACGTCACCGGCGCCAACATCGCCGGCTTCCTGAAGGTCAGCCAGGCCATGGAGGCCATGGGTCTGATCTGA
- a CDS encoding AMP-dependent synthetase/ligase has translation MEKTTDYIEPGEAGTLHRLFLERVRRSPDAPAYRQYDYAHQSWRTYTWRETAEAVRRWQATLAREGLQRGDTVAVMLPNGWPWVLFDQAALALGLVVVPLYTSDRPDNVAYILEDSGARVLILEQAETWQAIQRGGHRLNAVQRVVVTQGVAPADSRGTVVALEAWLAPEGDPGDPPEPPRDGHALASIVYTSGSTGRPKGVMLSHRNMLENAYAGLQRIAIYPDDLFLSFLPLSHTLERTIGYYLPIMTGSTVAYARSVPDLPEDLATHRPTALVSVPRIYERVYGRIQEGLKAKSGLARALFHSAVRVGWHRYQRGQGLCGWHPRELAWPLLHRLVAGKVTARLGGRVRVAISGGAPLSREVAQLFLSLGVPVLEGYGLTESSPVISVNTLEDNRPGTVGKPLPGVEVRIGEQGELLARGPNIMLGYWNNPEATAAALDRDGWLHTGDQARLDDEGRITITGRLKEIIVMANGEKVPPADMELAIANDPVFEQVMVVGEGRPYLGALVVLNEAVWPSVAGEHGLPEAVTAARDDPRVERYLLERVGHLLHAFPGYAQIRRLRVLPEPWSVDNAMLTPTLKLKRARIAEHFQDELATLYAGHDTPGGSARQSGQH, from the coding sequence GTGGAGAAGACAACCGACTACATCGAACCGGGGGAGGCCGGCACCCTGCACCGGCTGTTCCTGGAGCGGGTGCGGCGCAGCCCCGATGCGCCGGCCTACCGTCAGTACGACTACGCCCACCAGAGCTGGCGGACGTACACCTGGCGGGAGACCGCCGAGGCGGTCCGCCGCTGGCAGGCGACCCTGGCCCGGGAGGGGCTGCAGCGCGGTGACACCGTGGCGGTGATGCTGCCCAATGGCTGGCCGTGGGTGCTGTTCGACCAGGCGGCCCTGGCCCTGGGGCTGGTGGTGGTGCCCCTCTACACCAGCGACCGGCCGGACAACGTGGCCTATATCCTGGAGGACAGCGGGGCGCGGGTGCTGATCCTGGAGCAGGCGGAGACCTGGCAGGCCATCCAGCGGGGCGGCCACCGGCTGAACGCGGTGCAGCGGGTGGTGGTCACCCAGGGCGTGGCGCCGGCCGACAGCAGGGGCACCGTGGTGGCGTTGGAGGCCTGGCTGGCGCCCGAGGGCGATCCCGGCGATCCGCCCGAGCCGCCCCGCGACGGCCACGCCCTGGCCTCCATCGTCTATACCTCCGGCTCCACCGGCCGGCCCAAGGGCGTGATGCTCAGCCACCGGAACATGCTGGAGAACGCCTACGCGGGCCTGCAGCGCATTGCCATCTACCCAGACGACCTGTTCCTCTCCTTCCTGCCGCTCTCCCACACGCTGGAGCGGACCATCGGCTACTACCTGCCGATCATGACCGGCTCCACCGTGGCCTACGCCCGCTCGGTGCCCGATCTGCCCGAGGACCTGGCCACCCACCGGCCCACCGCCCTGGTCAGCGTGCCGCGCATCTACGAGCGGGTCTACGGACGTATCCAGGAGGGCCTGAAGGCGAAGTCGGGGCTGGCCCGCGCGCTGTTTCACAGCGCCGTCCGCGTCGGCTGGCACCGCTACCAGCGAGGCCAGGGCCTGTGCGGCTGGCACCCCAGGGAACTGGCCTGGCCGCTGCTCCACCGGCTGGTGGCCGGCAAGGTGACCGCCCGGCTGGGCGGCCGGGTGCGGGTGGCCATCAGCGGCGGCGCCCCGCTGAGCCGGGAGGTGGCCCAGCTCTTCCTGTCACTGGGGGTGCCGGTGCTGGAGGGCTACGGGCTCACCGAGTCGAGCCCGGTGATCTCGGTGAACACCCTGGAGGACAACCGCCCAGGCACCGTCGGCAAACCGCTGCCCGGGGTGGAGGTGCGCATCGGCGAGCAGGGCGAGCTGCTGGCCCGAGGCCCCAACATCATGCTCGGCTACTGGAACAATCCCGAGGCCACGGCGGCGGCACTGGACCGCGACGGCTGGCTGCACACCGGGGATCAGGCCCGGCTGGATGACGAGGGCCGGATCACCATCACCGGCCGGCTCAAGGAGATCATCGTCATGGCCAACGGCGAGAAGGTGCCGCCGGCGGACATGGAACTGGCCATCGCCAACGACCCGGTGTTCGAGCAGGTGATGGTGGTGGGCGAGGGCCGGCCCTACCTGGGGGCACTGGTGGTGCTGAACGAGGCGGTCTGGCCCAGCGTCGCCGGCGAGCACGGTCTGCCGGAGGCGGTGACCGCCGCCCGCGACGATCCGCGGGTGGAGCGCTACCTGCTGGAACGGGTCGGCCACCTGCTGCACGCCTTCCCCGGCTATGCCCAGATTCGCCGCCTGCGGGTCCTGCCCGAGCCCTGGAGCGTGGACAACGCCATGCTCACCCCCACGCTTAAGCTCAAGCGCGCGCGGATCGCGGAGCACTTCCAGGATGAGCTGGCCACCCTGTACGCCGGGCACGATACCCCGGGCGGCAGCGCCCGCCAGTCCGGTCAACACTGA